Genomic DNA from Vanrija pseudolonga chromosome 3, complete sequence:
GGGCTGATCGGAGTGCCTTCAGTGGAGCAGCATCACGATGGAGAGCTCGTCGAGACCGGACTCTCGACGCTGACCAGATGAATTTCAGGTCAGGTCAGTCATGGCCCATGCGGCCCACCCTGCGGCCCTGCGTCCTGCCTCCCTGCGGGGCAGCTTCACGTGCCCATACGCCTTCCTTGTCGCGCGGTCTCGCCTGCGCGCGTGCCTGCGAGATAAGAGCGCGCGGGTTCGCTTGCCCGCCCCTGGTCTGCGCGGATGAGGCTGCGTCGGTCTCTCTGTCTCGTCTGCGGTACTCGCGCTGATCGCTAGCGCCGTccctggcgctggctcgcttgcgtcctccctccctccgtccacccctccctcccactCCACACTCCACCCCGATGCGGTCGGGCGACAAGCCTAGCACCAGTGTGGGGAGAGGGGGTGGTTGCATGTGgtgcgctgccgccgggaCCAAATGCGGTAAAATTCTAAACAAGTGGCACCACGAGTGCTTTAGCAGAGGCACACGAGCAGGtaggcgaggcggcgggccggTGGGGTAGTGTGCtagcgagcagagcagcgaCATAGATAGTGGAGGAGAGATGCGAGACGTTGAGGTTCACACACTCACCCCCATCACCATGCCGCTGGCATTCTGGAAACGCGACTGGGCGCTGCCGAAGGAGGAGAGCTGTATCGCCCCCGAGAATGTGTGGTCGAACAAGGGTGAGtagggggtgggtgggcgagcTGACGAGCAGATATGGACCCCAGTCCGCCCGAGCACCGCACCTGGACGACCTGGACGTTCTTCTCATGTGAGTGGGCTGCGGGGTGCTGGCTTGGGCCAGTAGATGCTAATCCCGCCTCAGACTGGGTGTGCGACCTCTTCCAGCCCGGAGGCTGGGCCACCACGGCCGCGTTCGTCGCCATGGGCCTGACGTGGTGGGAGAGCTGCCTCGCAGTCCTCACCGGCtcggtgctcgccgcgctcgtcatctcggccaacggtgtcgtcggcgggacGGTACACACGCCGTTCGCGGTGACGTGCCGAACGACGTACGGGTACTGGGGGAGCAAGTTTGTCGTGTTTGTGAGTGGGGTGTCGGGACCAACATGATGTGAAGAGGCACTCACGCCGCAgtcgcgctgcgcgatcGCATGCTTCTGGCTCTCGGTCAACACGTTCGCCGCGGGCCAGTTCTGCTCGTACGCCATCCAGGCCATCTGGCCCTCGTATGCGCGCCTGCCGAACCACGTCCCGGCCTCACAGGGCGCCACGACCAAGGACTTTGTGTCCTTCCTCATCCTCTGGATCATCCAGTTCCCCTTCATCCTCATCCACCCGTCCAAGCTCAAGTGGGTGTTCAACATCAAGGCGGTGATCGTGCCCATCGTGGCGCTTGGCACCATGATCTGGGCGGTGAAGCGCGCTGGGCCGTTGGCTGGCCCGGCGCTCCGCACGCCCGCGAACCGCGTGCCCGCCGGCTCGAAGCGCTTCATTGCGTTCATGTACTCTGTCACTAGCGTCCAAGGAACCTGGGCGACGATGAGCGTCAACGTCGGTGACTTCTCGCGGTACACGCGCACTCCGGCCGCGTCGTACGCCCAGCTGTGGGCCTTCCCCGTCGTCAACACCATGGTGTcgatcgtcgccgccatcaccgccgcctgcctgctccCAGTGTACGGCGACGTGCTGTACCAGCCGTACCTCATCGTCGCGAAGTGGgacggcagcgccggcggccgcgcagcCATGTTCCTCGGGTCGCTCGCGTGGGCCCTCGCGAACGTGACCACCAACATCACGGCCAACTCGATCTCGGCAGCCAACGACATGGTGTCCCTCGCGCCGAAGTACATCAACATCCAGCGCGGGCAGCTCATCGCCGTGACCATCGGCGTGTGGGGCTTTGCGCCGTGGAAGGTGCTCGAGAGCGCGCAGAACTTTTTGACCTTCATGGCGAGCTACTCGATCGTGCTGGCGCCCATTGCGGCGCTCATGGCCATCGACTTCTTCGTGGTCAAGCACCGCCGGTACAACATCTACGAGTTCTACAAGCCGCACGGTATCTACCGGTACGCCGGCGGCTGGAACTGGCGCGCGTACGTCGCGTTGCTGTGCGGCATTGCGCCCAACATGCCCGGCATGGTCGCGGCCATCAACACAAAGATCAACATCGGTAACATCAAGTACGTCTACATGGTGTCCAATATCGCCGCGGACGTGATCGCGATCGCGATCTACCTGCTCCTCAACAAGTTCTTCCCGGCCCCCGAGAgtctcgtcgacgtcgccgtgcACGACGTCAAGGAGTATGGAACCGGCAGCCAGGGCAGCGTGGACCgcatcgacgtcgtcggcgacgaggaaaAGTACTAAGCGAGAAGATTTTGTAGATTAGGGACATGTGGCGATGAGATTAGGAATCATGCACGCCGAGATAGGGTTGAAATgaccgcgctcgccgggGGCGGGGATTGTAAACCGCCATCATTTTTTTGCCCTGACTTGACCGACCCCCGTCGACCTTCTTCGCTCCCCTCCGTCCGTCCGTCCGTCCGTCGCCGACGCAGGCTGCTGCGAGCGCCGTATCCCTCGTGCGCAGGAGCAAAAGCGTAAGCCTAGTATGGGGCTCGAACCCATGACATTTTGATGTCTTAGTAGTAAGAGTCAAACTATCTACCGACTGATATAACCAGGCCACTCAATTTTGCTCGATGTCTTCGGGTCCGTGCGGGGGCTTATCAGCGGGCCCAGTCGTGTGATCACGATCGACATGCTGTTTGTATCCCAGTCTGTCACTCTGTTACGCAATAGAGCATGCGTGCAAAGGCAGTGTGTGCACAAGGGGGGTTAGACCTAGACTGGGCCAAGGCATGAGGCACAACACCACGAGACGGCGACTACACAGGAGCTGCATTCTCAACACACTATGTACTCAATCGCGCCCGTGAATAGTACGTGCCCTGATACAGGTGCACCGACTCTGCCCTCTGCTCCTCCCGCGGCAGATACGCTTAGGTCCAGCGAAGCTCGGGGACAAAGCCGAGCTGGGACACAGCGCGGAGggcaccctcctcgccgatctcctcgacaatcttgccgccctcgaggcggaACACGCTCGTGCCGGTGAAGCGGATCGTCTTGCCCGTGTTCGCGGTGTCAAGCTTGCCGACAGCGAAGTCGGCGAAGGCGGGGCCGGTGTGGgtaccgccgccgtcccAGCTGGGGTGTGTCAGTGGACCTGCTCTCTCCTTCTTCCCGGTCGGCGACGTACCGGCCAACGACAAAGTCGCCCTCGGGAGTGTTCTCGGCGATGAGGGGACCGACAGCCCAGAACGTGAGGTCGGGGAACGACGCACGGAAGTCGTTAAGCATCTTCTTGGacgcctcgcggccgtgctgCGATGTCAGtggcggagggggaggagggaaggggtGTGCTCACGACCGGCCCGTGCATCGGGTAGTGGATGAGGTAGTCCTTGACGcagagctcgtcgacaatgtcgacgttGCCCTTGGCCCAGTACTCGGTGAAGtagcgcgcgacgacggcgcggttCTGGTCGGGGGTGAACttggtagtggtggtggtggtggacatCGTGGCGGGGGTGTTTTGGTTGTCTAGTTGTGTTGGTAGAGTTGCTGTTGCTCCTTTGTCGGATGAGTTGATGAGAGCTGTCTCTGCATGTCGAGAGACCGCTTTATATGCACGAGGACGTCCTGTTGTACACCTACACGATACGTACGATACCCGGCGTGGATACCGCGCCGATTGCCGATATCCTTTGAAAGCATCCACTCTGAAAGCAACGGCTGAGTGGATTGCTGCCAATGTCGCGGCCCCAAACTATATTCGCCAACGCTAATAGCCTTTGCTCCCAATATCACACACGCAACCGCCTTGGAAGCAATGCGGGCGCGTGGGCGCATGCGTTCCCGCCCCCGTTCCACAGCAACACCTAAGGCATGACAATGCCTGGCGAGTTCGTCCGTCCGCCTGGTGCCCGGAGCAGCCACTCAACGTCGTCCCCGAAGAAGACGCCGAGCCCCGTCCGCCGGATATCGTcggccacgagctcggcgtcgaacCCGACCAGGCGGTGCATTGCCTCGGGCGAGTGCTGCACcgagccgacggcgacgagggcggtgagggcgGATACGTGGCCTGTGTGCTGGGGCGACCTGGGCGCCCTCTCGGCCGGGGGCGGCCTGTCGTGGTGCTTGTGTGTCAggcgcccgagctcgcgcttcaGTCCGCCCAGGTGGCCGTGGGTGTGCGAGTGCGACGAGtgggcggccttggcctcgcccccgcccccggcgTCAGTGCTCCACAGCACCGCGACGTTCGAGTCGGCGAGGTACGGCGCCAGCTTGGCGAACCACGGCTGCATGACCAGCGCGGGCGTCACCGCCTCGAGCTGTAGTGGGATGAGGCCGAACGGTTTGGTCGCGTCAAATACTGCCTCCCGCTGGCCCATTGCGAGGCGCAGCTCCATGATCTCGCtctgcgcgaggcgcaccCCCGCCGGGCCGTACAGCAGGGGTGGGGGCGTGCTGAACCACACTACGCGCTGGCCATCGATCAGCGCATGTGCGGGTACGTCGAGCGTGCTGGTCGTGTCCGCGTTGGCGTTGCGGTTCAGCTGTGTACGGGTCATGATGGTGAGTGGAGCGCAATGAACATTGTGCTCAGCGAGGTGAGCGGTATCGAcgaaggcgacgacgcgctaTCGATAAAAGCAGACGTCATCGTCGAGTGAGCAGTCGACGTCGTTATCGGCGCCCCGGGTTTTGCTGAACGAACAAGCTTGGCACAGTGTTCTGGGTCTGATAAGTATTTGTATGCATCTGACGCGGGGCTGCTCGCTACATTGAAGTAGTTCTGGTGTCGCGTCGCTTGACCCAGCGCCAACTGCCACTCGTGACTGACCTGACCACGCAGATCTGGTCACGCCGCATCAGACACATCACCtgacccacccactcactcactcacgcTCGGTCATTCCAGCTCAATGCCGCGCTTGCGTCGCCGGTGGTTGTCTTCGCGAGATCTCTCCGGCGAATGGCGGCAATCGAAGGAAAGCGGTGGGTCCGAGCCGGGTGGAGCAAGTGTGAGTACGACGCGGTGGGTGGATGCAGCACGAGTATGTAGATACGCGCTCTCGACGCCGGGACCCCACCTCAACCCACCTTGCTGTCGAGAGCCCCACTCCGCTGCCcccggcgacgagacgatATCGTTCGTGGATGTAACCCACCCACAGGCGGAAATCTTCGGGTAGCCCGCTAGCGTGCGCCAGGCGGGAACCCGGGCCCAGGCCGTGGGTGCTATCTTGTCTCTCTCTGCTGAGCCGCTTTCAGACGCTTGCGGAATGCGCGCTCTTTGGTTGTCCCCTTCTCACgtgcgcgcacgacgacacaAATGGACTGTATATTGTTGTTCTGGTGGCGTTTGCCCTGTGGACGGAcgccgcggcagcagcatcagGTGACAGCCGTATACCCGCCGACATCCCACTATTCGCTATCTACACGCAGGCCGAGGGCCCTGCGAGGCGATCTATCATTCCGCCCTTCGCGCGTTATTCTTAGCCGTGTCTGTGGCTagcgccttggcggcgctgaGACAGGCTGGTTCAGAGGGGGTGGGATGCGAGCAGGCATTGGCGGTGTTGGGGCCAGGTCGCCCGTgcgtgcagcagcgcagAAGCGCATCAGGCGTCAGGCGGCAGTGTCGGGCATGCAGCGAAGAAGCGCAGGCGGCGGTgttgggctgggctgggctcgTGCGCTTCTGGGGGGGGTCCATCGATCGGGGGCAAGACCCAGGCCGTCTCCTCTTCCAGCGAGCGACACTAGCACGCTCACTCAGCACCCACTGATCACTGATCCAGTGAGGTCGTCCGGGCCCACCGGCGGCGTACAAATACTCGAACAGCAAACTCACTCTTGccccacccaacccccacGACACGACAACATGTCGAAGATACTCTCGGACAGCTCGGAGAAGGTGCCCTACGAGGCCAAGGTTGtcccgctcgacggcggcggccacgccCACGAGGACGTCGATGTCTACCGtaccggcggcgacgccgagcaccagctcgtcgagacgCCGGGCCTCAAGCGCCAGCTCAAGTCGCGTCACATGGCGATGATCTCGATTGGCGGTGTGATGtgggtggcgtgtggcgggCTCGTGGTGCACACACACTGACGACCTCTCCAGCGGCACCGGTCTGTTCCTCGGTACCGGCTCAGCCCTCAACCACGGCGGCCCGCTCGGCCTGTTCCTCGGATACGCGCTCATGGGCTCCATCTGCTACGCGACCATGATTtccgccggcgaggtcatCGCCTACCTCCCCATCGCGGGCGGCCACATCACCCTCTCTGCTCGCTTCGTCGACCGCGGCCTGGCCTTTGCCATGGGCTGGAATTACTGGTACAACTGGACGATTATCCTGCCTGCAGAGCTGTCCGCGGCGGCTGTGCTCATCAACTTGTGGGACAAGACGACGAACAACGCCGCGTGGATCTCAATGTGCCTCGCCGTCGTGATCATCATCAATGTGGGTTTTCTACTGTTCTTTTTTTCAGAAGAGCACCGCTGACTTCCCTAGCTATTCGGTGCAGGCGTGTACGGCGAGTGCGAGTTCTGGTTCGCATCCATCAAGGTCCTCACGATCGTCGGGctcctcatcgtcggccTAGTGATCACATGTGGCGGAGGACCGGACCACACGTCCATCGGTTTCCGGTACTGGCGCAACCCTGGGCCGTTTGTCCAGTTCAACGGCATTCCGGGGGCCAAGGGCcgcttcctcggcttctggGCCGTCTTGACGCAGGCAGCGTTCAGCTACATCGGAACCGagatcctcgccatcgccgcggccgaggccaagaaccCGCGCCGTAACCTCCCCCGCTCGATCAAGCGCGTCTACATCCGTATCCTCGTCTTCTACCTCGGCGGCACGTTCATgatcggcctcctcgtcccctcCAACGACCcgggcctcgcgctcaactcgggcacggcgctcgcgtcTCCCTTCGTCATCGCCATCCGCCGCTCGGGCATCAAGGTCCTCCCTAGCTTCATCAACGCGTGTCTCCTCACCTCTGCGTGGTCGGCCGCGTCTTCGGACCTGTTCACCTCGTCGCGTGCGCTCTACGGTCTCGCCCAGGCGGGACAGGCCCCCGCATTCCTCCGGTACACGACCAAGCGCGGCCTCCCCCTCTACTGCGTCGCCATCTCCGCCATCTTTGGCGGGCTCGCGTACATGAGTCTGGGCGAGACGGCCGGTATTGCCTTTGGATACCTCGCCAACATGACCGCTGCTGCCGGTCTCATCTCATGGTGGGGCATCAACCTGCTCTACATCCGCTTCGCGGCCGGCATGCGCGCCCAGGGCATCGACCGCAAGACGCTCCCGTACTGGTCATACGCCAACACTCACTCCATTGCCGCCTACTACGCCATCACGATGATCAGCATCATCCTCTTCTTCTCCGGCTTTAGCGTCTTCCTCAAGGGCCGCTGGAAGGTCGGTGACTTTGTCACCACCTACATCCCTCTGTGGCTCTTCCCCCTCCTCTGGATCGGGTACAAGCTTATCACCAAAGCCAAGTttgtccgcgccgacgacatggactTCCACACCGgcatcgccgaggtcgaggctgaGTGCTACGAGGAGCCGCCGCCTCGTAACTTTATCGAGCGATTCTGGAGCTGGCTCATGTGATCCGAGTTGTAAAGCAGCTAGTAATGAAGATGAAGAGATTGTCGGTCGGAGCATGCGGGTGTCGAGGTCAGTAATTTCATAATCTCGTCACACAACCCACTCCGCTTCTCAGTTCACCGGTTCCAAGCATTCCACAAGGCCACTAGCTCCTTGAGGTCCCACTATGACACGTTCTTCCGTGATCCTACCACACTTTCCGGCGATCTGACCGTCACAACACCCACTCCGCCCCACTCTAgctgtcctcctcctcgcccaccaccgTCTCCTTGAACTTGCGAGCcgggacgcggcgctcgaagagaatgtcgagctcgcggtaCGAGCGCCCCTTGCACTCGGGCAGGCGGAAGTAGGTCCACACGAGGATGAAGAAGCACGAGCCGCCCCAGAAGAAACCAGCCTTGCCGCGCCAATTCTGAAACGTCAGCCACAGCAAAGTGCCACACTCGATGCGGATCCTCCGCTGCAACTCACCCAGGCAGTCGGGTTGATCATGTACGTGCAGAGAATGCCCGATACAACACCAGTCATGTTGTACACGTTGCGTGCGAGGCCGACCGTCTTGCCACGGAGGCGGGTAGATgacacctcgccgacgacgcctgTGGTGTGAGCACCTTGCCCAGCTGGTTCGAACTGCTCCGGATAACTCACAGTAAGCCATAGGGCCCACAGTCATGTCATACACCAGGACCCAGAGCATGACGAGCGCTGCCTGTCCCCACTTAGCCCCGCTCTGCGTCTCGGCGGGGAATGAAGTTCCTCCGACGAGGAACAGTAGTAGGCACAGCACGCTGAGTCCAACGAGGTAGATTGTCCGGCGGCCAAAGTACGTCAACGTGATCCACGAGCTGCAAGTGCCAACGAAAGCCATAGCCATGGTGCCGAGACCCATCTGGAACGCGTGTTCGGTCGACAGACCAGCCTGCTCAAAGTAGTATGTCGGCATGTTGGCAAACGACGAGCCAGAGAGCACTTGCGCCGCCCAGCCGATACACGCGATCTCGGTGCGGCGGAGGTCGACACCCTTGAAGCAGTCGAGGTACGACGAGCCGGTCTCGTTGTCGATCTCGAGCTGGTTGGTGCGCACCATCATG
This window encodes:
- the CAN1_0 gene encoding Arginine permease CAN1; this translates as MSKILSDSSEKVPYEAKVVPLDGGGHAHEDVDVYRTGGDAEHQLVETPGLKRQLKSRHMAMISIGGVIGTGLFLGTGSALNHGGPLGLFLGYALMGSICYATMISAGEVIAYLPIAGGHITLSARFVDRGLAFAMGWNYWYNWTIILPAELSAAAVLINLWDKTTNNAAWISMCLAVVIIINLFGAGVYGECEFWFASIKVLTIVGLLIVGLVITCGGGPDHTSIGFRYWRNPGPFVQFNGIPGAKGRFLGFWAVLTQAAFSYIGTEILAIAAAEAKNPRRNLPRSIKRVYIRILVFYLGGTFMIGLLVPSNDPGLALNSGTALASPFVIAIRRSGIKVLPSFINACLLTSAWSAASSDLFTSSRALYGLAQAGQAPAFLRYTTKRGLPLYCVAISAIFGGLAYMSLGETAGIAFGYLANMTAAAGLISWWGINLLYIRFAAGMRAQGIDRKTLPYWSYANTHSIAAYYAITMISIILFFSGFSVFLKGRWKVGDFVTTYIPLWLFPLLWIGYKLITKAKFVRADDMDFHTGIAEVEAECYEEPPPRNFIERFWSWLM
- the SPBC1683.05_0 gene encoding putative permease encodes the protein MPLAFWKRDWALPKEESCIAPENVWSNKDMDPSPPEHRTWTTWTFFSYWVCDLFQPGGWATTAAFVAMGLTWWESCLAVLTGSVLAALVISANGVVGGTVHTPFAVTCRTTYGYWGSKFVVFSRCAIACFWLSVNTFAAGQFCSYAIQAIWPSYARLPNHVPASQGATTKDFVSFLILWIIQFPFILIHPSKLKWVFNIKAVIVPIVALGTMIWAVKRAGPLAGPALRTPANRVPAGSKRFIAFMYSVTSVQGTWATMSVNVGDFSRYTRTPAASYAQLWAFPVVNTMVSIVAAITAACLLPVYGDVLYQPYLIVAKWDGSAGGRAAMFLGSLAWALANVTTNITANSISAANDMVSLAPKYINIQRGQLIAVTIGVWGFAPWKVLESAQNFLTFMASYSIVLAPIAALMAIDFFVVKHRRYNIYEFYKPHGIYRYAGGWNWRAYVALLCGIAPNMPGMVAAINTKINIGNIKYVYMVSNIAADVIAIAIYLLLNKFFPAPESLVDVAVHDVKEYGTGSQGSVDRIDVVGDEEKY